The stretch of DNA CATAAATATCAATTGATTGTTCTAAAGGAACATCCCCACGTTCCAAATTCTCAACTATAACCTCAAGCTGCTTGAGTGCTTCCTCAAAACTTAATGCAGTAACATCTCCCTTTTGTATCTCTTTTTTCATATAAACCTCATAAGATATCTGTTCTGGATATGCGAATTCCAAAACCCTCTAAACCAACATAATGACGTTCTTTAGAAGCATAAACAATAACGGAACTAATCCCTAAATGTTTTAGAATTTGCGCTCCTAAACCAATTTGGCGCCATTCTTCTTCGCGTTCAATCGCCTGCACATGGTCCTCTAAACCTCTCATTGCCATTGCCTGACTGTCAATAACTGATTGCACACCAATGGATCCTTCACGCAAATAAACAAACACACCACGTTTCTCTTCTTTCACCATACGCCGCATGATAACTGCAATCTCTGAAGATTGACCAAAAACATCGTTTATAATGTTTTCGCGATGCAAACGCACAGGAATATCTTCACCATCACGAATATCACCAAAAACGATTGCAATATGCTGAACATTCTCCCAAGGAAGTTGATAACTTTGAAGAACAGCTGTCCCTGCCAATGTTTCAATAGGCATTTCTCCAACATGCCTAATCAACATCTCTTTACGTTGGCGGTAGGCAATAAGATCAGCAACCGTAATCATATGCAATTTGTGATCTTGCGCAAATTTTGTAACCTCATCTCCATGTTTAACACTGCCATCGTCATTAACCAATTCACCGATCACGCCAACTTGTGGCAAACTAGCTAATTTACATAAATC from Bartonella taylorii encodes:
- the ribB gene encoding 3,4-dihydroxy-2-butanone-4-phosphate synthase produces the protein MTYDQKKIVSAIRAFERGEIVVVTDDYGRENEGDLTVAAVHCTEEKMAFIIRHTTGIVCAPMPKEEAQRFNLAPMVPDNNSAHRTQFTVTVDFKHGITTGISAHDRALAVRNLANSNAGASDFIRPGHIFPLIAHEGGVLMRSGHTEAAVDLCKLASLPQVGVIGELVNDDGSVKHGDEVTKFAQDHKLHMITVADLIAYRQRKEMLIRHVGEMPIETLAGTAVLQSYQLPWENVQHIAIVFGDIRDGEDIPVRLHRENIINDVFGQSSEIAVIMRRMVKEEKRGVFVYLREGSIGVQSVIDSQAMAMRGLEDHVQAIEREEEWRQIGLGAQILKHLGISSVIVYASKERHYVGLEGFGIRISRTDIL
- a CDS encoding exodeoxyribonuclease VII small subunit, which codes for MKKEIQKGDVTALSFEEALKQLEVIVENLERGDVPLEQSIDIYERGEALKKHCEKLLKVAEAKVEKIQLSDKGIPEGVEPLDSE